The DNA segment AAATGTATTTAGTTTACGCTGAGGAGCATTTTGCAAAGAAAGAATACAAGAACAGCATATACCAGTATACGGAGGCCTTGAAAATAGATCCCGAAGACTCTGTTGCCATTATTGGGCTTACCCGGGCTTATGTTTACTATTGTGTTGCGGAAAACGAAAACTGTACAGAAGCGGCCGAATTCGTCAGCAACATAAGCAAACACAGCTCAAACAAAACGCTGCAAAAAAATCTAAGTGATACCTTAACTCTTCGGTTAGTAAATTAAAGCCGTTATTTTATTAAACGATTTCTTCACTATCTGTTCTTCCGCTTCCATTTTAAGCCGCCTAACACGCGCAAAATTTTCCAAAACGCCCGCCAAATCTTACCTTTGACCCAAATGAAGTTTACTGCCCCAACAGAAACCGATTTGAAACCTGTGGTTGAACACATAGTTTCTCTAAGCAAAAAACACAAAGTGTTTGCGTTTATAGGTCATTTGGGTGCAGGAAAAACAACACTGATAAAACAATTTTGCCGTGCTTTGGGTGTAACCGGCACTGTTTCAAGCCCTACATTCAGTTTGGTAAATGAGTATGCAGGGACGGAAGAAACCATTTACCATTTTGATTTTTACCGACTGAATAGCCCCGACGAGGCTTATGGCATTGGTTTTGAAGAATACCTGTATAGCGACAGTATTTGCCTGATTGAGTGGCCTGAGATGGTTGACGGTTTGCTGCCCCCAACCTTTGTGCTGGTAAAAATTATTGTTTCAGCCACAGGTGAACGTGAGCTTGAAATTAATGAGGCCCGCACCTTAAATTTGTAACTAAACAATAGCGTATGCGTATAAAAACTACTTTCTTTTCACTGCTTATCCTACTTGTTATTTCAAGCTGTGTGGGCACAAAGTTTACCTCTCCTAATTTTGATATAAAAACAGTTAAACACCGCGTGATTGCAGTATTGCCGTTTGAAATGGTGTACACCGGAAAAATGCCTGATAACATGACCGCTGCTGATATTGAGAAAATACGGTATGCTGAAGCAATGGCATTTCAAAAAAGCTTGTACGACAATATTCTGCGTGAGTCGGGCGGTGGCAAAAAGGATGTGAAAATTGAAATACAGCCGATTGAGAAAACCACCAAAATATTGCAAGACAGCGGACTAAACTATTTGGCTCTTAGCACCACCATGCCTGAGGTTTTGTGCAAAAAGCTGGGTGTTGATGCAGTGGTATATTCTAAAATTGAGAAAGAAAGGTTTTTATCGGATTTAGAGT comes from the Bacteroidota bacterium genome and includes:
- the tsaE gene encoding tRNA (adenosine(37)-N6)-threonylcarbamoyltransferase complex ATPase subunit type 1 TsaE, producing the protein MKFTAPTETDLKPVVEHIVSLSKKHKVFAFIGHLGAGKTTLIKQFCRALGVTGTVSSPTFSLVNEYAGTEETIYHFDFYRLNSPDEAYGIGFEEYLYSDSICLIEWPEMVDGLLPPTFVLVKIIVSATGERELEINEARTLNL